In a genomic window of Candidatus Cloacimonadota bacterium:
- a CDS encoding addiction module protein: MNGIDKIISEAESLSVTGRIFVIDSLLKSLNSPNPETDKKWVQLAKKRLEDIRSNNVKTVAGNEVFAKIRERFSK; encoded by the coding sequence ATGAATGGCATTGATAAAATTATTAGTGAAGCAGAATCGCTTTCGGTTACAGGAAGAATTTTCGTAATTGATTCACTGCTAAAATCTTTAAATTCTCCGAATCCGGAGACTGATAAGAAGTGGGTGCAGTTAGCGAAAAAAAGATTAGAAGATATACGCTCAAACAATGTGAAAACAGTAGCGGGTAACGAGGTGTTTGCAAAAATTAGAGAGCGTTTTAGTAAATGA
- a CDS encoding type II toxin-antitoxin system RelE/ParE family toxin, translated as MNFSFHPEAEEEFYKAIDYYEMCENGLGYDFSIEIYCTIQSIIEYPNAWSILEDNIHRCLTNRFPYGILYSIETNEILILAVMNLHRGPNYWKERIP; from the coding sequence ATGAACTTCTCTTTTCATCCTGAAGCGGAAGAGGAATTTTACAAAGCAATTGACTACTATGAAATGTGCGAGAATGGTCTCGGATACGATTTCTCAATCGAGATATACTGCACAATTCAAAGCATAATAGAATACCCGAACGCTTGGTCAATTTTGGAAGATAATATCCATCGGTGTCTTACGAATCGTTTTCCTTATGGTATCCTTTATAGTATCGAAACTAATGAGATATTGATCCTTGCAGTGATGAATCTTCACCGTGGTCCTAATTACTGGAAGGAAAGAATACCATAA
- the argF gene encoding ornithine carbamoyltransferase, translating to MTLNLKGRSFLTLKDFSGKEIEGLINLAIDLKKQKKEGILKKKMEGKNIALIFEKASTRTRCAFVTAAFNEGAHPEFLGKNDIQIGKKETVKDTARVLGRMFDGIEFRGFSHKSVETLAKYAGVPVWNGLTDEFHPTQILADFMTVKENFQKLNGIKFAYLGDGRNNMANSLMIGAAKVGIDFRIVAPKSLHPADDLVNLCNEYAKETGAKITLTDSIDEGVKNADVIYTDVWASMGEEDKIPERIKLLKPYKITRKMLDKTENNDVIFLHCLPSFHNHETLMAQKYPDICEVEEEVFESKNSKVFDEAENRLWTIQSVMVSTIS from the coding sequence ATGACATTAAATCTAAAAGGAAGAAGTTTCCTCACGCTAAAGGACTTCTCTGGCAAAGAGATCGAAGGATTGATCAATCTGGCGATTGATTTGAAAAAACAGAAAAAAGAAGGAATTTTAAAGAAAAAAATGGAAGGGAAAAATATCGCCCTTATTTTTGAAAAAGCCTCAACAAGAACGCGTTGTGCATTTGTAACCGCTGCCTTCAACGAAGGAGCACATCCTGAATTTTTGGGAAAAAATGATATTCAAATCGGGAAAAAAGAAACTGTGAAGGATACTGCACGTGTGCTTGGCAGAATGTTTGACGGAATAGAATTTCGCGGATTCAGCCACAAAAGCGTGGAAACATTAGCGAAATATGCAGGTGTACCGGTTTGGAACGGACTCACCGATGAATTCCACCCAACTCAGATCCTTGCAGATTTTATGACGGTTAAAGAAAATTTCCAAAAGTTAAATGGAATCAAATTTGCCTATCTTGGAGACGGAAGAAATAATATGGCAAATTCTCTGATGATCGGGGCTGCGAAAGTGGGAATAGATTTTCGCATAGTTGCCCCAAAATCTTTGCATCCTGCCGACGATCTTGTGAATCTTTGTAACGAATACGCAAAAGAAACCGGAGCAAAAATAACTCTTACCGATTCTATAGATGAAGGCGTGAAAAATGCTGATGTGATTTATACAGACGTTTGGGCTTCGATGGGTGAAGAGGACAAAATTCCAGAAAGAATAAAATTGTTAAAACCTTATAAAATTACCCGAAAAATGTTAGATAAAACAGAGAATAATGATGTGATTTTCTTACACTGCCTTCCCTCTTTTCATAATCACGAAACTCTTATGGCACAGAAATATCCTGATATTTGCGAAGTGGAAGAAGAAGTTTTTGAAAGCAAAAATTCAAAAGTTTTCGATGAAGCGGAAAATAGGCTTTGGACAATTCAGTCCGTGATGGTAAGCACAATTTCTTGA
- a CDS encoding KpsF/GutQ family sugar-phosphate isomerase, translating into MSINEEIKKIISQEARALTELSQKIPIEINSVISEICICKGKIVVTGMGKTGIIARKISASLASTGTNSVYLHPADAIHGDLGMVMRDDIIIMISNSGETEELIEMIPYFRNHNNRIFLMTGNLSSSLAKEADFVMDIGVPSEFEPLGIVPTVSTTTALAMGNAIVSVVMKQKNFQKEDFALRHPGGFIGKRLLLKVKDIMHSGNENPVVKQDVSLKNAILVMTSKGLGCINIVNDEGKLVGMITDGDLRRILQEHKNPLNMEIKSLMTSNPIHITPQTSGIDTLELMEKHAITMLPVVDDDGKPIALVHMHDLIKAGLVKK; encoded by the coding sequence ATGAGTATTAATGAAGAAATAAAAAAAATTATCAGTCAAGAAGCTCGAGCATTGACAGAACTTTCGCAGAAGATTCCTATTGAAATCAATTCTGTGATTTCAGAAATTTGCATATGCAAAGGTAAAATCGTAGTTACCGGTATGGGCAAAACCGGTATAATTGCCCGAAAAATCTCAGCCAGTTTGGCAAGCACCGGCACAAATTCAGTTTATCTTCATCCCGCTGATGCAATTCATGGCGATTTGGGCATGGTAATGCGAGATGACATAATAATTATGATTTCTAACAGCGGAGAAACCGAAGAACTTATTGAAATGATCCCCTATTTTAGAAATCACAATAATCGAATTTTCTTGATGACCGGCAATTTATCATCAAGCCTTGCCAAAGAAGCGGATTTTGTAATGGACATCGGAGTTCCAAGCGAATTCGAGCCTTTGGGAATTGTTCCAACTGTTAGCACTACCACTGCACTCGCAATGGGAAATGCAATCGTTTCAGTAGTAATGAAGCAGAAAAATTTCCAAAAAGAAGATTTTGCTTTGCGACATCCGGGCGGATTTATCGGAAAACGGTTGCTTCTCAAAGTGAAAGACATTATGCATTCGGGTAATGAAAATCCGGTTGTAAAACAAGATGTAAGCCTTAAAAACGCAATTCTTGTAATGACATCAAAGGGTTTGGGATGTATCAATATTGTCAACGATGAAGGAAAACTTGTTGGAATGATCACGGATGGTGATTTGCGAAGAATCCTGCAAGAACACAAAAATCCCCTTAATATGGAAATAAAAAGTTTGATGACATCCAATCCGATCCATATCACACCCCAAACTTCAGGCATTGACACTTTGGAGTTAATGGAAAAACATGCGATTACGATGCTGCCTGTGGTGGATGATGATGGAAAGCCAATTGCTTTGGTTCATATGCACGATTTGATCAAAGCAGGACTTGTGAAGAAATGA
- a CDS encoding ATP-binding protein — MLINFKVANFLSIFEEQELSLYPNGRLRKKNNHIYKTEKKKHTDVLKSSVLYGANSSGKTNLIKAILFAKDFIVNGSKSKKLINITNFKLLKNNTNPSKFQFEIYINNNCYEYGFEIKDNVIKSEWLKSVTKYSENYYFIRNFINGKNNIEYKNKINNDDMKLVRKSCMLEVRDNQLLLTVLNDKNPNTIEKHYREVYRWFDKILMVITPQSKFHGIQIEIKKDEKLYAFFNQYLNILDTGIDKLAFHKYKLDDSKLNIPAFIKNDIKNKLQEKTEIVAISNNNNEYYCIYLNESGEYIAGKLKAKHKRIDSKSFVELDFNEESAGTHRIFELLPILYTAINTEKVILVDELGRSFNSLVSAKFFELFFEMTENKPSQLIATTHDLILLDLNKFRRDEIWFIKKDIKNQSILYSLEEFLTRFDKKLRKAYLEGRYGAIPILDNISGGQ; from the coding sequence ATGCTAATTAATTTTAAGGTTGCCAATTTTCTATCAATTTTTGAAGAACAGGAATTAAGTCTTTATCCAAATGGAAGACTTCGAAAAAAGAATAATCATATCTATAAAACTGAAAAAAAGAAACACACGGACGTTTTAAAATCATCGGTTTTATATGGAGCCAATTCCTCCGGTAAAACTAATCTTATAAAAGCCATTTTATTTGCTAAAGATTTTATAGTAAATGGTTCAAAATCAAAGAAGCTAATAAATATTACAAATTTTAAACTATTAAAAAATAATACAAATCCTTCAAAATTCCAATTTGAGATATACATTAACAATAATTGTTACGAATATGGATTTGAGATTAAGGATAATGTAATAAAATCAGAATGGCTTAAAAGTGTAACAAAATATTCAGAGAATTACTATTTTATCAGGAATTTTATAAATGGTAAAAACAACATTGAATATAAAAATAAAATAAATAATGATGACATGAAATTAGTTAGAAAATCTTGTATGCTCGAAGTTCGTGATAACCAGTTACTTCTAACTGTTTTAAATGATAAAAACCCTAATACTATCGAAAAACATTATAGAGAGGTTTATAGGTGGTTTGATAAAATACTAATGGTTATTACACCACAGTCAAAATTTCACGGAATTCAAATAGAAATTAAAAAGGATGAAAAATTATATGCTTTTTTTAATCAATATCTAAATATTTTAGATACTGGAATCGACAAATTGGCTTTTCATAAATATAAATTAGACGACAGCAAATTAAATATACCAGCCTTTATTAAAAATGACATAAAAAATAAACTGCAAGAAAAAACCGAAATTGTCGCAATTAGCAATAATAACAACGAATATTATTGTATCTATTTGAATGAATCAGGTGAATATATTGCTGGAAAGCTAAAAGCAAAACATAAAAGAATAGACAGTAAATCTTTTGTTGAATTAGATTTTAATGAAGAATCAGCCGGAACCCATAGAATCTTTGAACTATTACCTATTCTTTACACTGCAATTAATACTGAAAAAGTTATATTGGTTGATGAACTTGGAAGAAGTTTTAATTCCTTGGTTTCTGCTAAATTTTTTGAACTCTTTTTTGAAATGACAGAAAACAAACCTTCCCAATTAATTGCAACGACCCATGATTTAATTTTATTAGACCTAAATAAATTTCGTAGAGATGAGATATGGTTTATCAAAAAAGATATTAAGAACCAGTCCATTCTATATTCATTAGAAGAATTCCTAACCAGATTTGATAAAAAGCTCAGAAAAGCCTATCTCGAAGGTCGGTATGGAGCAATTCCAATTTTAGATAATATTTCAGGGGGGCAATAA
- a CDS encoding RloB family protein → MPPSRYSRKSKCRTPIRFYISPEGSKTEYNYFNSIELKKELRLENIEIIPIPRKIKDTRSAPKDVLDRLNNYLGKNKINPSKFNFCSLVIDYDNWGNKKLKQINKSIKQKNYHLYVSNPCLELWFILHKKDAICAYATPDNKRINTPDKCKKLCNSLFHGSYHKLYSLTEIAIKNAKKLDNNSEEDWPNDIGTHLYKLFEKLIANSK, encoded by the coding sequence ATGCCACCTTCCCGTTACTCAAGAAAATCCAAATGTCGTACACCTATAAGATTTTACATCTCTCCCGAAGGTTCCAAAACAGAATACAATTATTTTAATAGTATAGAGTTGAAAAAAGAATTAAGATTAGAAAATATTGAAATAATTCCAATTCCCAGAAAGATTAAAGACACAAGATCAGCTCCCAAAGATGTTTTAGATAGACTAAACAATTATTTAGGAAAAAACAAAATAAATCCATCTAAATTTAATTTTTGTTCATTGGTAATCGACTATGATAATTGGGGTAATAAGAAACTTAAACAAATCAATAAATCTATTAAACAAAAAAATTATCACTTGTATGTATCAAACCCTTGTTTAGAATTGTGGTTTATATTGCATAAAAAAGACGCAATATGTGCATACGCTACACCAGATAACAAAAGAATCAATACACCGGATAAATGTAAAAAATTATGCAATAGCTTGTTTCACGGATCTTATCACAAACTCTACTCTTTAACTGAAATTGCTATAAAAAATGCGAAAAAACTAGACAATAATTCTGAAGAAGATTGGCCTAACGATATTGGGACACATTTATATAAATTATTTGAAAAATTAATTGCTAATAGTAAATAG
- a CDS encoding ATP cone domain-containing protein, whose product MKNQKISHVIKRNGTKVPFKPIRIKNAMYRAAVAVGGRDKKPTEGMTEQVVEILEAKFPNLESPHVENIQDIVEQVLIKNGHDEVAKAYILYRNEQNRRRKQKNEKSFHPSENIPWHKLWKVLNWASTNNLHTIKSLNKRIEKGEFSHIVYESEKAYELEVDVAAEMILTKKDKIKTVIISGPSSSGKTTTTIKIEQRLKKHGLNFITLNVDNYFFDLEMHPKDEFGDYDFETPQALDLEMINQHLLELVEGREVAIPFYDFKTGTRYLHKKPMKLKNNEILLIDSLHGLYPEMSKDLPDENKFKLFLEPLLQMKNSKGKYIRWTDLRMMRRMLRDSMHRAYDPQQTLEHWHYVRSSELRNIIPYINATDYIINSAMPYEVALYSAKMIENFVDWTKKFEDDPLKADAYKRAKRIKEFLEEVKAVDDDSAVPFSSVVREFIGGSSLKY is encoded by the coding sequence ATGAAAAACCAAAAAATATCACACGTGATAAAACGTAATGGAACAAAAGTCCCTTTCAAACCAATTCGGATCAAGAATGCGATGTATCGTGCTGCTGTAGCGGTGGGTGGTAGAGATAAGAAACCAACAGAAGGGATGACAGAGCAGGTCGTGGAAATCTTGGAAGCAAAATTTCCGAACTTGGAATCACCACACGTGGAGAACATTCAAGATATTGTTGAACAAGTTCTGATAAAAAACGGGCATGATGAAGTAGCAAAAGCATATATTCTTTACCGTAATGAGCAAAATCGAAGAAGGAAACAAAAAAATGAAAAATCATTTCACCCATCGGAAAATATCCCCTGGCATAAATTGTGGAAAGTGCTCAATTGGGCTTCGACAAATAATTTGCATACGATAAAATCGCTAAATAAAAGAATTGAAAAAGGCGAGTTTTCGCACATTGTGTATGAATCAGAAAAAGCCTATGAGTTGGAAGTGGATGTTGCTGCGGAAATGATACTTACCAAAAAAGACAAAATAAAAACGGTGATCATTAGCGGACCATCTTCATCAGGTAAAACCACGACTACGATTAAGATCGAGCAAAGATTGAAAAAGCATGGGCTAAATTTCATTACCTTGAACGTTGATAATTATTTTTTCGATCTTGAAATGCACCCGAAGGATGAATTTGGCGATTATGATTTTGAAACTCCCCAAGCGCTGGATTTGGAGATGATCAATCAGCATCTTCTCGAACTTGTAGAAGGCAGAGAAGTTGCCATCCCATTTTACGATTTCAAAACCGGAACTCGATACTTGCATAAAAAACCGATGAAACTCAAGAATAATGAAATTCTGTTAATTGATAGTTTGCACGGACTTTATCCTGAAATGAGCAAAGACCTGCCGGATGAAAATAAATTCAAACTTTTTCTTGAACCCCTCTTGCAGATGAAAAATTCAAAAGGAAAATATATCAGATGGACGGATTTGAGGATGATGAGGAGAATGCTGAGGGATTCCATGCATCGTGCTTATGACCCGCAACAAACTCTCGAACATTGGCATTACGTTCGTAGCAGTGAACTCCGAAACATCATTCCATATATAAACGCCACCGACTATATAATAAATAGTGCGATGCCGTATGAAGTTGCCTTATATTCTGCGAAAATGATAGAAAATTTTGTGGATTGGACGAAAAAATTTGAAGACGATCCTCTCAAGGCGGATGCATATAAAAGGGCAAAAAGAATAAAAGAATTTCTCGAAGAAGTAAAAGCTGTAGATGATGACTCCGCAGTTCCTTTTAGTTCTGTAGTGCGTGAATTCATCGGTGGAAGTAGCTTAAAATACTAA
- a CDS encoding DUF1302 family protein: MKHLLLIILFVATITTSNAQINQRGFVRSYLGVLTEQDNKYSVVQNTFNWKLEYGKGNAALFANPVFAYSGIEKELDIILRQAYLDLYFDDFDLRIGKQQIIWGKADGVFITDGISPRDLSEFILPDFDEIRIGINAVKLDYYLGNSTFEAVWIPTFQPTIIPDTNSVWSPKLPEFPIPVSFDNSNTEVENKLSNSEVAFKYSYLGSFIDFELMTAYLWDDNPAMHIHPQVNDTSAVIKSEYHRLPLVGASFSKAVGGAVVRGESAYYFDKRFAINFPSYFQNFPPDGLQKKDYLHYLWGYDHNWFDVNVSLQLIQEYILDYDDDISKDEFTSTVTFLASKTFLNETLQLDIFAYYGINDENALLRPKISYDFSDGFNLLLGMNLFLGDEGNFGQYNENDMVYLKVRYDF; this comes from the coding sequence ATGAAACATTTACTATTAATAATATTATTTGTAGCAACAATTACGACGTCAAACGCCCAGATCAACCAACGCGGATTTGTCCGAAGTTATCTCGGTGTATTAACTGAACAGGACAATAAGTATTCTGTAGTGCAGAATACTTTTAATTGGAAATTAGAGTATGGCAAAGGTAATGCGGCACTATTTGCAAATCCTGTTTTTGCTTATTCTGGTATCGAAAAAGAATTGGACATCATTTTGAGGCAGGCATATCTTGATTTGTATTTTGATGATTTTGATCTCAGAATCGGAAAACAGCAAATAATCTGGGGCAAAGCAGACGGCGTTTTTATCACAGATGGTATCTCACCACGCGATCTATCCGAATTCATTCTACCGGATTTCGATGAAATTCGCATCGGCATAAATGCCGTTAAATTAGACTATTATCTTGGCAATTCCACCTTCGAAGCAGTTTGGATTCCTACTTTCCAACCAACAATTATTCCTGATACAAATTCTGTTTGGTCACCAAAATTACCGGAATTTCCTATCCCTGTCAGTTTTGACAATTCAAATACCGAAGTTGAAAATAAATTGTCCAACAGCGAAGTAGCCTTCAAATATTCCTATCTCGGAAGTTTTATAGATTTCGAATTGATGACTGCCTATTTGTGGGACGATAATCCGGCAATGCATATTCACCCACAAGTGAATGATACAAGTGCTGTGATAAAATCAGAATACCATCGGCTACCTTTGGTTGGAGCAAGTTTTAGCAAAGCGGTTGGTGGAGCAGTTGTGCGCGGAGAAAGTGCATATTATTTTGACAAACGATTTGCTATAAATTTTCCATCGTACTTTCAAAATTTCCCCCCGGATGGTCTGCAAAAGAAAGATTATCTGCATTATCTTTGGGGATATGACCACAATTGGTTTGATGTGAACGTCAGTTTGCAATTGATTCAAGAGTATATTCTTGATTATGACGATGATATCAGCAAAGATGAATTTACCAGCACAGTCACATTTCTTGCATCAAAAACATTTTTGAACGAAACTCTTCAGTTGGATATATTTGCATATTATGGAATTAATGACGAAAATGCTCTCTTGCGTCCAAAAATAAGTTATGATTTCTCAGATGGATTTAACCTGCTTCTTGGTATGAATCTCTTCTTGGGTGATGAGGGAAATTTCGGGCAGTATAATGAAAATGATATGGTCTATCTGAAAGTCAGATATGATTTTTAA